One genomic segment of Catalinimonas alkaloidigena includes these proteins:
- a CDS encoding LamG-like jellyroll fold domain-containing protein, translating into MTRKSWKPYNNGLFQGLGKVHTVLYGDYKNVHSLSDANSNFTSGHSWVTGEGWTVTANTLQFSGAGGGRNSSVAVNGIGDGGSNIGKKIMVTVNVSAISKPSGGNGIGLALGSTSNKKYINSVGSHTYQLTYEGGGQGRLFISNDKGADSYTITSIVVWWYNVKDVGNARSCELENYTPNDESPVINIDRFQAGELDTNYSPYPTVFSSRSARISWNTDVDETKFSVSFWYYATGYNGSTGSNNLFFAGLAGGGYISVKYQNTSGPLYFVWAHTDNGNNNGERTTLNFGSPPIGQWTHIAFSFEQNVLGKCNRHGYQLSSADNVFLAGNINYIGFFGSTDGNENPAPAFVRNLQVYNGHVLTTAEINELRALGHNAINPPINLVNKLSLHAPCMQKAGVPMDLISGKRAYMEESRLQWAKSP; encoded by the coding sequence ATGACAAGGAAATCCTGGAAGCCATACAACAATGGGCTATTTCAGGGATTGGGCAAAGTGCATACGGTTTTGTATGGGGATTACAAGAATGTACATTCTTTAAGTGATGCCAATAGCAATTTCACAAGCGGTCACAGTTGGGTAACTGGTGAAGGATGGACGGTAACTGCTAATACTTTGCAGTTTAGTGGAGCTGGGGGAGGCCGTAACAGTTCGGTAGCAGTGAATGGCATTGGCGATGGTGGAAGCAATATAGGCAAGAAGATCATGGTTACGGTCAATGTTTCTGCTATTAGCAAGCCTAGCGGTGGTAATGGGATCGGTTTAGCACTTGGTAGTACCTCTAACAAGAAATACATCAATAGTGTAGGTTCGCATACCTATCAGCTAACCTATGAAGGGGGAGGACAAGGAAGGTTATTCATTTCAAATGATAAAGGAGCAGACAGCTATACCATTACTTCTATTGTGGTCTGGTGGTATAACGTAAAAGATGTAGGCAATGCCCGTAGTTGTGAGTTGGAAAACTATACTCCCAACGATGAATCTCCAGTCATCAACATAGACCGTTTTCAAGCTGGTGAACTGGACACGAATTATAGCCCATACCCAACAGTTTTCAGTAGCCGTAGTGCTAGAATTAGCTGGAATACCGATGTAGACGAGACTAAATTCTCAGTATCGTTCTGGTATTATGCAACAGGCTATAATGGCAGTACAGGCTCTAATAACCTCTTTTTTGCTGGATTGGCAGGGGGAGGCTATATTTCGGTCAAATACCAAAACACAAGCGGGCCGCTTTATTTTGTCTGGGCACATACTGACAATGGTAATAATAATGGGGAAAGGACTACCTTAAACTTTGGTAGCCCCCCCATAGGTCAGTGGACGCATATTGCATTTAGTTTTGAGCAAAATGTGTTGGGTAAATGCAATAGGCATGGTTATCAATTATCAAGTGCAGACAATGTTTTTTTAGCTGGAAACATCAACTACATAGGCTTTTTTGGTAGTACCGATGGCAATGAAAATCCCGCACCCGCTTTTGTGCGCAATCTCCAAGTATACAATGGTCACGTACTGACAACCGCAGAGATCAACGAACTCAGAGCATTAGGCCACAATGCGATTAATCCTCCTATAAACTTAGTCAACAAGCTTAGTCTGCATGCCCCATGCATGCAAAAGGCAGGTGTGCCAATGGATTTGATCAGTGGCAAACGTGCTTATATGGAAGAAAGCAGATTGCAATGGGCTAAGAGTCCTTGA
- a CDS encoding SprB repeat-containing protein: MITYKINELDVHVYADFVDDETDWRIEYLDADGLLNRYKIKGYPIPFNKKIKVSYSYALIRPSNGEVLKSFADAYDEPNVSTFYHTVLPQSVSYGYFAAFQSLNGLCARLPELAGNNQCPHKGYRPFNTVGEFVQPVQFRTEITDETQSNLEVEGQQQLVANSDGNITVTVINGVGPYEYKLNDNIYQSTNVFDNLAAGDYTIYVRDSVGTERYAQLTVKLQDFEREAIQI; encoded by the coding sequence ATGATTACTTATAAGATTAATGAGCTAGATGTCCATGTATATGCAGATTTCGTGGATGATGAAACGGATTGGCGCATTGAGTATCTGGATGCTGATGGATTGCTTAACCGCTACAAGATTAAAGGTTATCCCATACCTTTTAATAAGAAAATCAAGGTGAGCTATTCTTATGCTCTCATCAGGCCCAGTAATGGAGAGGTATTAAAAAGCTTTGCTGATGCTTACGATGAGCCTAATGTCTCTACTTTTTACCATACGGTTCTCCCTCAGAGTGTTAGTTATGGCTATTTTGCTGCTTTTCAAAGCCTGAATGGATTGTGTGCAAGGCTACCTGAACTAGCGGGTAACAATCAATGTCCACATAAAGGTTATAGGCCTTTCAATACGGTGGGTGAATTTGTGCAGCCGGTACAATTTCGCACTGAAATTACCGATGAAACACAATCTAACCTAGAAGTTGAAGGACAACAGCAACTGGTTGCTAACAGTGACGGAAATATCACAGTAACTGTTATCAATGGAGTAGGTCCTTATGAATACAAGCTGAACGATAACATCTATCAGTCCACCAATGTATTTGATAACCTTGCTGCCGGTGATTATACCATCTATGTACGAGATAGTGTA